From the genome of Solanum lycopersicum chromosome 7, SLM_r2.1:
attatttcctatttttggTTTTATCTGAACGGCAGTTTTcgattttctaaaaataaaaaaccaaccaatttgataaacaacaaataaaaaacatttcTTTCCCTCTTCATGATTaaccattttcattttcattttcattttcattttcccctctgtttttcttctttctttcttaaacgGGTTTAATTTCTTTGCAtatcatgcaaaaatatatatatatttaggtacccattttcttgatttacccaaaaaaaaagtctttttttttcttcttgttcggtgggaaataaacaaaaaaaagttcaacAGCTCAGAGTTGTATTGGGTttcgtatttttattttttttggttttgtgtgtttttttcttataatatcTTACAAAATCTCGAGGTTTATGCGTTTTTTTGGGGAATTGGGGTTGTGAGGATGGATTTTGATGTCCAGGTTTAAGGAAAATGGTGGAAAGTTggtaaagatttgattttttttttttttaaaaaagtgaattaGGGTTTTAGGAGTTGTTTCTGGAGCAATGTTGCTTCAGATATTGTTAAAATTTGAATGAAACAATTTGTGTATATGTAAATTTACTTCAAATCAGGGGGGAAAAATGTCTACTATAGTTCGTAGTTCGTTAGAGGAAATGCTGGATTCTCTCCGGCAAAGGGATGAAAATGAGAAGCCAAAAGACTTGCCGCCGGCGTTACCTGCTCGGCCTAAGCTTACATCGAGGACTAGGCCTCCTTCACAGAGGCAACCGTTGAGCAAAAGGTTAAGCAAAGGTGATGTTGAATTGGAGAATGGTAAGAAGAAGGAAGAGTTGAAAGTGTTGAAAAGGAATGTTTTTGGTGCTATGAAGGTGAAAGGAATGGAAGATAGCGAATCGCCGTATGCAATGCCTTCAGTGAAGAAAAACAGCACAGGGAGATTGCGGGAAGTAAATGGTGGGAAGGTTGAGAAATGGCGTAGTGAAGCTGAATGGGATGATCGGCTGGATTATTTTGTTAAGAAGGTAATAAGAGCATTATTTTCAGTAGTTTCACATGTTGACTGTCTTAATCGCCTTGAACGCGAATGGTTCAATTGAAAGAATCTAGAGAAGTTAACAGTTTTAGCTAAATGATAAGTAAAATTTGTAATATGCTGGATTTGGCTTCACTAGTTTTGTAATTGTCTCTGGTTTGATTACTGTTGGATGATTTCTTGGTTGCTCTCAGATGACCAAACTTAATTCCTAAGCTCTGTTTTCAGAAGCTTCGCATCTGGTGTCGTCTGGGGAATGGGGCATGGGTATCAGGACATATTCAATCAACTTCAGGAGGGAAAGCTATGGTGTTGCTTTCTGACGGCAGTGTAAGTTCACGTATTCCTGCTATTTCCTTgtgataaatatttaaagtGAGCAGCTGCAATTGGACTTAGGCTTTGCCATACTGTAGGTTGTGACAGTGCCTGTAGGAGAGGTATTACCTTCTAATCCGGATGTTCTTGAGGGTGTGGATGATCTCATGCAGCTTAGTTATTTGAACGAGCCATCTGTTCTTCACAACCTTCAACACAGATATGCACGAGATATGATATATGTAAGTAATATTAAACTGCATTTATGCCTCATATGTAATTtcatgtcttttctcttttaaatttgtttgtctCCTATGCCTGCAGAGCAAGGCAGGGCCTGTTTTAATAGCAATCAATCCGTTCAAAGATATCCAATTGTATGGAAACGAATTTGTTACAGCTTACAGACAGAAGCTCTTGAGTGATCCTCATGTTTACTCTATTGCTGATTCTGCCTACGATCGAATGATGGAAGGTTTTTCTCCGAACCATGTTCATTCTTATTATTTACAAAAGATGCAattcttatttctttctttacGTTTTGAATCTTGCAGATGAGATAAGTCAATCAATTATCATAAGGTATGTGACAATGTTTCCTTCTCATCTTTACGGATGCCAGATACTTGTATTTCTACTCTGTTTCAGTTATTGATGGCTTagattgtaattatcaaactcatCGTGGTTTTAGTGATTGAGAGGAACTAACTTCCTTTCATTTCATACAGTGGGGAAAGTGGATCTGGGAAGACGGAAACAGCAAAATTTGTAATGGAATACTTGGCTATGCTTGGTGGAGGTAGTAATGGGATAGAGAAGGAGGTTTTGCAAACAAGCTACATATTGGAGGCCTTTGGGAATGCCAAAACTTCCAGGAACAATAACTCCAGTCGATTTGTCAGTCTCTATgcctgattttcttttttttttctttccttcatTTGAGGATGGGAGTGATGGACTGAGAATTGGAAAagcttatttatgttatttcccCATCTGTTGCACGTTTTCTGATGTTTGTCCTTGATGGATGCAGGGAAAGTTGGTTGAAATTCATTTTAGTACAGCAGGAAGAATATGTGGTGCTAAAATACAAACCTGTAAGTGTAATTGTCCTTTGGTTTTCtccaatttattttaattgccTTTTGATAACTGTTACTGACTTTTATACATCTTTGTGCATGTCCACTGGCCAATGCTAAAATAATGAGTAGTAATTCTTGAAAAGGTGGGATTTTCTTCTCCTCTTTATCATGGATTCCTTGTTGTAGTTTATATCATTTCTATCACAATCTAAATCTTTTGAAACATAATGTCTTCTTTGGGCAGTCGAGAGTGGTTCAGCTGCTTGATGGAGAGAGGTCGTATCATATTTTTTACCAACTATGTGCCGGGGCTCCACCTACTTTGAGAGGTCTGTAATTGATATTGGACCTTCGATTGCATCTTTTTGTTGCTTATTTCACTTCTAGGACTTTGCCTTGCAATGTGTCTTCACTGTCAAAACAACTTCTGTTTTTAATACTGTGTGGTTACAACACCTGAGTTTTTTTTAACATATCTCCAGAACTAACAATTCTGTGATCCTAATGATGAAATTGGGCTTGTGATTCTGAAGTTATAAAAGACTCAATATACTAGGATACAAGTGTAAGGTAGCAGTCACAAAACCGTAGTGTTTTCAACAAGACATTAAACATGAAAGTGGCACGAGGACCAGAATTTGAATCCTAACAGAGGGAACAAACCTATGTCATTTCTTCCATGCCTAAGCTTTGTTGGATTGATTTACCCGATAAAATATGTTCTGGTGAGACTTGAGAAGATGCATACAACCTGTGAAATATGAGAGTGGTGTGCAAGTTAGCCCGGACATTACTGTTAAAAAAATGGAAGTGGAATTTTCTAGCAGAAAAATATAGAAGTTATGCATACAGTTCATGGATCATTTATAAAGTGAGAAATTTTGTTGGCGTTAGAAAACCCTGTGACATGGAAGTTCCTTTCAATATCATGTGTGTATAACTATTTGTTTTTCTAGCAAGGACAACTTTTAAGAgatcaaatttcttttttatatttggttCTATTTCTCTTCTTTAGTGGGGCTGGGCCGCTGTGGTGTTAGTTAAAgatctttaaaaatataaattagttaaaGAAGTTGCAGAATATTCATTTTCAgaactttaatttgatttattctcAGATAAACTTAAGTTAAAAGGTGCATCAGAATACAAATATCTCAACCAGAGTGGCTGCTTGGTGATCCATGATGTTGATGATGCTGAGGAATTTTGTAAGCTTATGGTGAGCATTAAGGGATAAGAATTGGTCAACTTATGTTTGATTTCTGTTCTTTCAGTTCAATGCTTTTCTGGGTCTTGTTTATGATTATTCCTTTGTTTCTCTCACTTTTCCAGGAAGCCTTAAATACTGTTAGGATTTCTGAAAGCGATCAAGAGCATGCTTTTCAGATGATTGCTTCAGTTCTATGGCTGGGAAACATAACGTTCCAAGTAATTGACGATGAAAGTTGTGTTGAAGTTGTGCAAAGTGAAGGTGAGCTATGTTGTCAGTGTAGCAGTTTAGCTAGTGTTGATCCTCTTGAGCTTTTGTTCTTTCTGAATGTACTAGAAGATATGATTTCATAACctcatacatatataaatcatCTTACATTCTTGGTCAATTGTAAGTTAACTTTCCAACTGTGAATATCTGGACTTGACTTTTGTATCTATATTGTCAGTTTCAACTTTAACACTTTCTTCGCTTTTGAGTGAAGGAAAATCTATCATATTTCGCCTTGCAGTTAGTTGTTTTTCATTGGAATAGTTATATTAACTCCAGATGTACTCTTCGTAACTCCATTTCTCTGCAATATTGACTATTGAGGGTCTATCTTAGGCGTTTCAACGTTTCTGGGTCAGAGCATTTGACATTGTCATAAAACCTCTGTTGTTCGCCGTTCGGATTCATGCAAGTATCTTCTGTATTGTCATGATGATTCTTTCCTGCACCTCTTGTATGGTCTTACTTTGTAACAATACTTGTAAAGTTTCTTCTTCACTTTGTATGCGAAGTCTTCAACTTTTTTATGTCCTGTGCTTGTATGGAGGCCTTCTTTATCTGTTTGGTTTGTCACAATTTTGATATTGCAGCTGTTACAAATGCTGCTAGCTTGATTGGCTGTACTGTAAATGACCTCATACTAGCTTTGTCAACATGTCAAATACGAGCTGGCAAGGATAAGATCGCAAAGAGTTTAACTGTAGAGCAGGTTTGTTGAAGTGCATCTATATTTCATCTCTTCCTATTTTCTCTTCCTTTCACATTTTCATCCCGATATTAACCAGAATCTGCATTATCCACTACTAATTATTCTAATATATGCATTTGGCCCTCCTATTTCTTCTCTAGAGAGCATGACTCATTATAAATCTGATTCAGGCAACTGATAGAAGAGATGCATTGGCAAAGTTCATTTATGCAAACTTGTTTGACTGGATAGTAGATCAAATGAACAGAAACCTTGCAATGGACAAAGACCAGATGGGTAGATCCATAAATATTCTAGACATTTACGGTTTTGAATCATTTCAGGTAAGTTGATCTGtgagtgattttttttactattattcaGCATAGGAGATTCCTTCTTATCCACCTTGACGCTACCATTTCCACTTTTCAGGGAAACTCATTTGAACAATTTCTGATAAACTATGCAAATGAGAGGCTCCAGCAGCATGCCAACAGACATCTATTGAAGCTCGAGCAAGAGGTAAGCATATCATAATCCTCCCTAGTTCATTCTTATTGCTTACAACAAGAACAGGCACAAATgacccagtgtaatcccacaagtggggtctaggGAGGATAGAGTGTACGCAAACCTTATCGCTAACTAGGaaggtagagaggctgtttctCGGCTCAAGAACAAACACTGGATTGTTACACTCAATTTTCCCTCTGTAGTTATCCTGTGGCATTTTTGGGCTGTATACTCTCCCGAAGATATTCCTTGCAGTATCAGTTTTAGATGTCAATGCAGGAACTGATGTTTTTTGTTTCAGGAATATGAATTGGATGGAATTGATTGGTCAAAAGTAGATTTCGAAGACAACCAAGAGTGCCTGAACCTTTTTGAAAAGGTATTCTTCCTTTTGGTTCTTTTTCCTATTTATATGGCGTTAGGAGTTAATATAAGCCGACAACTTTCTTCTGCCCCGGATAACATGATTACATTAATTAGATGTCACTCTgttgcactttttttttttttttttagtttcatttttacATCTTTTTCTCGTTTAGTCTGATTTACTCTTTCCATGTTTAATTATTAAGTTGGATGAGAAGGATAAAAATTCATCTGTTTGTATTGTCACAAGTTGTATGTGATATAGCTTCCACACCAATTTTCTCATTGTCATATTACATCTTTCGAGTGAAGTCTTGCATATTCTGATTACTCTATCCGTGCTTAATTGTTGAGTTCTATGAGAAGGATAAAAATGAATCTGCTTATGTAGTCATAACTCAAGTTCTATTGTGATATCTTGAGTAGAATTACCAGTGTCAATCATAAGGAAGATCTCTGTATTTTGGTTGACCAATCTTCAACATTTATTTGAATGGACATATCAGTTGATAGatgaactttaatttttattttgcagaAGCCAATTGGCCTTATATCTTTGTTGAATGAAGAATCAAATTCCCTAACAGCCACAGATTTGACCTTTGTATGTAAACTTAAGCAGCACATCAAATCTAGCCCTTGCTTTAAAAGCGAAAGAGAAGAATTTTGTATCCGTCATTATGCTGGAGAGGTCAGTTTCTCTTATAAATGCATATCCTTTCTAGTTCTGTGCAATTTCTACggatattattagtattttcaCTATTTTGGTTAAGAGACGTAATAGCTTTCACATCCCCATAGTCAGACTTACGCTCAATTGTTGGGAgagtttttctttcttatcaTGGTTTATTACAGTGACCATTTTGGTGGCACCATCCTTGTTTCGATTACTGTTTTGGTGGCATTATGCTTGTTTTCATTTACTACCAATGGGGGTGTGCCTCTTGACCAGTGACCTTCTAGCTGTACCACCTCTTCTAGCTGTACCACCTCTTCTAGCCATTCTTCTAACTTCTCACTAGTGATTTTCCATCTTCAATCCAAACTACACCACTAAACCTATAATATCTGGAAGATTTACTTTATCATACCTCTTTTTAGTGATTAATGATAGATTCTTTTCCATGGGTGCTGCAAgaactttctttctttctgcCATTACTAGCACTTTTTAGTGGAAAAGAATTCCATAATGATGTAATTGTTCTCTATTTCAATAATCTCAGACAACTGCTCTCTATTTCAGTCATCTGTCAGTAGTTCTTGTAACATATTCTTTTTTgctaaatattttgaaaactgGTGCATGCCTAAAAATCAGTGGACCTTTTGCTATCATGCCTTAGATCGGACTTCCAAACATCTAGGAACATCTGGAAGTCCATTTTGGTATTGGTAtggtgggtaatttggagagaGAAAATGCTAGAGCTTCTGAAGGCAAGAAGGACTATGTACTTAACCTTAAACTCAAATATGTCTTTGCTTAGTTTTTGGTGCCCCACTTGTGGGATACagtgggtatgttgttgttgcttaGTTTTTGGTGTAACAAAGCCATATCATTTGTTTTAGAGACAGAAGTTATGGTTGACTTTCTTGGTTCTTTACATATTCTATAATAACGTATGTGTTTTGCAGGTAACTTATGATGCAACTGGCTTCTTAGCAAAGAACAGAGATGTGTTGCATCCTGACATTATTCAGCTACTCTCATCAAGTGACAGTCACCTGCCTgaagataaaaaattatcaattccATCAACTGATGCAGGAGTGCTAGATTTTCAGAAGCAAAGTGTTGCAACTAAGTTTAAGGTGGTTATTTTCTATAGAATTTGATCATGCTGACAAACTAAACACTTGGAAAATAAAAGTTTGTATCTTGAGGTGCTATGATTGTTTCTCAATGTTGTCCTTTATCAAATTCTGGCAGGATAATTTGTTCAAATTGATGCAGCAATTGGAAAATACCACACCACATTTCATATGTTGCATAAAACCAAATAATAAGCAGCTTCCTGGCATGTCTGACAAAGATCTTGTCATAGAACAACTCAGATGCTGCGGTGTTCTTGAGGTGGTTAGAATATCAAGATCTGGCTATCCTACTAGGTTAACACATCAAGAATTCACAAGCAGGTGACATACACGATCCTTAGTTTGTTGCTGATTTGTTCTTTTGGTTGTTTGTCaacttatatatatgattgCGGTATTTTAGGTACGGCTTCCTTCTGCCAAAGGATAATGCATGCCAAGATCCTTTAAGTATGTCAGTTGCCATTCTTCATCAATTTGGTATTCTTCCGGAACTGTACCAAGTTGGGTATACAAAGTTATATTTCCGATCAGGACAGGTGGGTTCATGGTTTCTTGTTCTCTTGTGTGGGATATGTTTACTTCTCAAAGAATTTATGTCATTTTACTAAATCATCTAAACGAAGCaccataaattttaattttcttttaatcattACTTCTATATAGTTGAACCAAATAATGATAAATGAAAAACATGTGGTGTGTCGATGTGCACGCTCGCTGGCCCGGACACCATAGTTATCTTGGAAAAATTGTGGTGTCTTCCAAACTGGTGGCACCACTTTgagaaaaaatcatatttttggaGGCATATGTCTGTTTGGAGAAGGGTTTTGAGTGGTCAAACAATAAAAATGGCAAAAGTTATGGTCTTATGGATATAACATATTCTCTGACATATACCCAATATAGGCTTCTAGTGAGACAATGGATACATACTATTGAAGATTGGATTTCCTTTTGTGTGCCTATATGTGAACTTCTGTCCCTCGTACATGTAGATTGCTTCATTGGAGGATGCAAGGAACCAAGTTCTGCAAGGTACTCTTGAGTTGCAGAAGTGCTTCCGTGGTCATCGTGCTCGTCGGCACTTCCATGAACTGAAAGGAGGAGTAATCATACTTCAATCATGTAAAGCAGATCCCTTTGCA
Proteins encoded in this window:
- the LOC101267827 gene encoding myosin-2-like isoform X2, translating into MSTIVRSSLEEMLDSLRQRDENEKPKDLPPALPARPKLTSRTRPPSQRQPLSKRLSKGDVELENGKKKEELKVLKRNVFGAMKVKGMEDSESPYAMPSVKKNSTGRLREVNGGKVEKWRSEAEWDDRLDYFVKKKLRIWCRLGNGAWVSGHIQSTSGGKAMVLLSDGSVVTVPVGEVLPSNPDVLEGVDDLMQLSYLNEPSVLHNLQHRYARDMIYSKAGPVLIAINPFKDIQLYGNEFVTAYRQKLLSDPHVYSIADSAYDRMMEDEISQSIIISGESGSGKTETAKFVMEYLAMLGGGSNGIEKEVLQTSYILEAFGNAKTSRNNNSSRFGKLVEIHFSTAGRICGAKIQTLILEKSRVVQLLDGERSYHIFYQLCAGAPPTLRDKLKLKGASEYKYLNQSGCLVIHDVDDAEEFCKLMEALNTVRISESDQEHAFQMIASVLWLGNITFQVIDDESCVEVVQSEAVTNAASLIGCTVNDLILALSTCQIRAGKDKIAKSLTVEQATDRRDALAKFIYANLFDWIVDQMNRNLAMDKDQMGRSINILDIYGFESFQGNSFEQFLINYANERLQQHANRHLLKLEQEEYELDGIDWSKVDFEDNQECLNLFEKKPIGLISLLNEESNSLTATDLTFVCKLKQHIKSSPCFKSEREEFCIRHYAGEVTYDATGFLAKNRDVLHPDIIQLLSSSDSHLPEDKKLSIPSTDAGVLDFQKQSVATKFKDNLFKLMQQLENTTPHFICCIKPNNKQLPGMSDKDLVIEQLRCCGVLEVVRISRSGYPTRLTHQEFTSRYGFLLPKDNACQDPLSMSVAILHQFGILPELYQVGYTKLYFRSGQIASLEDARNQVLQGTLELQKCFRGHRARRHFHELKGGVIILQSFIRGEIERRLYNTKVMSKAKVAREGSDEQLLAVVQIQSAIRGWLARRGLRKLRNSKMLNVDKRRSGRKTEVKELPREILPSVVEDLERRVAKAEATIEQKEKENAALNEQVNQFETRCLEYEVKMRSMEEMWQKQMTSLQVSLAAARNSLTTADTTGRPGKLEGSPSPQYYDSDDATSMDTPAGRTPVSFSNNSLGVVANREVNGGLSLISHLAMEFEQRKQNFDNEAMAIVHLKPGQLQSTNNPADEYRRLKHRFEEWKKEYKVRLKETKSKVHKLVHSKAGKSRRKWWGKKSK
- the LOC101267827 gene encoding myosin-2-like isoform X1, with product MSTIVRSSLEEMLDSLRQRDENEKPKDLPPALPARPKLTSRTRPPSQRQPLSKRLSKGDVELENGKKKEELKVLKRNVFGAMKVKGMEDSESPYAMPSVKKNSTGRLREVNGGKVEKWRSEAEWDDRLDYFVKKKLRIWCRLGNGAWVSGHIQSTSGGKAMVLLSDGSVVTVPVGEVLPSNPDVLEGVDDLMQLSYLNEPSVLHNLQHRYARDMIYSKAGPVLIAINPFKDIQLYGNEFVTAYRQKLLSDPHVYSIADSAYDRMMEDEISQSIIISGESGSGKTETAKFVMEYLAMLGGGSNGIEKEVLQTSYILEAFGNAKTSRNNNSSRFGKLVEIHFSTAGRICGAKIQTLILEKSRVVQLLDGERSYHIFYQLCAGAPPTLRDKLKLKGASEYKYLNQSGCLVIHDVDDAEEFCKLMEALNTVRISESDQEHAFQMIASVLWLGNITFQVIDDESCVEVVQSEAVTNAASLIGCTVNDLILALSTCQIRAGKDKIAKSLTVEQATDRRDALAKFIYANLFDWIVDQMNRNLAMDKDQMGRSINILDIYGFESFQGNSFEQFLINYANERLQQHANRHLLKLEQEEYELDGIDWSKVDFEDNQECLNLFEKKPIGLISLLNEESNSLTATDLTFVCKLKQHIKSSPCFKSEREEFCIRHYAGEVTYDATGFLAKNRDVLHPDIIQLLSSSDSHLPEDKKLSIPSTDAGVLDFQKQSVATKFKDNLFKLMQQLENTTPHFICCIKPNNKQLPGMSDKDLVIEQLRCCGVLEVVRISRSGYPTRLTHQEFTSRYGFLLPKDNACQDPLSMSVAILHQFGILPELYQVGYTKLYFRSGQIASLEDARNQVLQGTLELQKCFRGHRARRHFHELKGGVIILQSFIRGEIERRLYNTKVMSKAKVAREGSDEQLLAVVQIQSAIRGWLARRGLRKLRNSKMLNVDKRRSGRKTEVKELPREILPSVVEDLERRVAKAEATIEQKEKENAALNEQVNQFETRCLEYEVKMRSMEEMWQKQMTSLQQVSLAAARNSLTTADTTGRPGKLEGSPSPQYYDSDDATSMDTPAGRTPVSFSNNSLGVVANREVNGGLSLISHLAMEFEQRKQNFDNEAMAIVHLKPGQLQSTNNPADEYRRLKHRFEEWKKEYKVRLKETKSKVHKLVHSKAGKSRRKWWGKKSK